A single region of the Neodiprion pinetum isolate iyNeoPine1 chromosome 5, iyNeoPine1.2, whole genome shotgun sequence genome encodes:
- the LOC124218911 gene encoding cytochrome P450 4C1-like isoform X1, with protein sequence MILGGIRVALFPDSIKTVNPNSSSTDHFKPREDRDLVYPQPVVYYKTERMDLLTVAMLSVACFVLYRIISFTVKLLKVVLLSEYPPNADELPSLPFVGHAYLLVGGTEVVLKRILELGKIYPTSFRFLFGNNSVYITTSPQHIKEILLSPKTIEKNYFYEFGRPWMGDGLITAPASIWEVHRKLLQPSFNPVALKSYVKTFATQSVIMTKRMDQQLDGPEFEIYKYIFLNSLDTICATAMGINLEAQVNEECQYDEAIRKVMAGFTERAVSPWLYPDFVFYRTPLGKDLMKQVDYLHELTDSVIRQKKAEIVRRGDQRVSADEERDADDDSTAGPQILIENLFRLSDDNKTLTDKEVRDHVDTMIVAGSDTTAITMNYVLLMLASHQDIQEKVYQELCDIFGEHVLNDDSEELHITMDVLARMAYMERVIKETMRLFVVGPVTFRKTTEDLDLGGHTVPRGSSVMVNVMGVHRSEKYWPDALKFDPDRFLPERFAKQEPYSYLPFSGGRRNCLGAKYAMMFMKTMTATVLRKYVLTKDKVVPVEDVRLKLDFLLKSVHPDTVRIKRRAKQHAS encoded by the exons atgattctgGGGGGAATACGTGTTGCGTTGTTTCCCGACTCTATAAAAACGGTGAATCCGAACTCAAGTTCCACAGatcatttcaaaccgcgcgaaGACAGGGATCTTGTCTACCCTCAGCCTGTTGTATATTATAAGACAGAAAG GATGGACCTTTTGACGGTAGCCATGCTATCGGTGGCATGCTTCGTGTTGTACCGGATAATCAGCTTTACAGTCAAGCTGTTGAAAGTTGTATTGCTCTCCGAATATCCGCCTAATGCCGATGAACTGCCGAGTCTGCCTTTCGTAGGCCATGCGTACCTCTTAGTCGGTGGCACTGAAG TTGTCTTGAAGAGGATACTTGAACTGGGAAAAATTTATCCTACGTCGTTTCGATTTCTGTTTGGTAACAATTCGGTGTACATCACAACTTCTCCTCAGCATATAAAG GAGATACTCCTCAGTCCGAAGACCATTGAGAAAAACTACTTCTACGAATTCGGGCGACCTTGGATGGGGGACGGATTAATCACCGCTCCTG CCTCAATATGGGAAGTGCACCGGAAGCTGCTGCAGCCGTCCTTCAATCCCGTGGCCCTCAAGTCTTACGTCAAAACATTTGCCACTCAATCAGTGATAATGACCAAGAGGATGGACCAACAGTTGGACGGACCagaatttgaaatatacaaatacatttttctgAATTCATTGGACACAATTTGCG CGACGGCTATGGGCATAAATTTGGAAGCACAGGTGAACGAAGAATGTCAGTATGACGAAGCGATACGGAA GGTGATGGCTGGTTTCACCGAACGAGCCGTTAGCCCTTGGCTGTACCCAGACTTTGTTTTTTACCGTACGCCACTTGGCAAGGACCTGATGAAACAGGTCGATTATTTGCACGAGTTGACGGACAGC GTGATACGACAGAAGAAGGCAGAAATCGTTCGGCGTGGTGATCAACGAGTATCAGCCGATGAAGAACGAGATGCAGATG ATGATTCCACAGCTGGACCTCAGATACTGATAGAAAATCTCTTCAGACTGTCCGACGACAACAAAACGCTGACGGATAAAGAGGTCCGGGATCATGTTGATACTATGATCGTAGCT GGCAGCGATACAACGGCCATCACGATGAACTACGTGTTGTTGATGCTGGCATCCCATCAAGACATTCAG GAAAAAGTGTACCAGGAATTGTGCGACATCTTCGGAGAACATGTATTAAACGACGACAGTGAAGAGTTGCACATCACGATGGACGTCTTGGCGAGAATGGCGTACATGGAGAGAGTGATCAAAGAAACTATGCGCCTGTTTGTCGTTGGACCCGTGACCTTCCGGAAGACGACGGAGGATCTGGATTTAG GTGGGCATACTGTGCCAAGAGGAAGTTCGGTCATGGTCAACGTTATGGGAGTTCACAGAAGTGAGAAGTACTGGCCCGACGCTCTTAAATTTGATCCAGACAGATTCTTACCTGAACGGTTTGCAAAACAAGAACCGTACTCCTACTTGCCGTTCAGTGGCGGTCGAAGAAATTGTCTCG gaGCGAAGTACGCTATGATGTTCATGAAGACAATGACCGCAACGGTTCTCCGAAAATATGTTTTAACCAAGGACAAAGTGGTACCAGTCGAAGATGTGCGGCTGAAACTTGACTTTTTACTGAAATCTGTCCATCCTGACACTGTACGGATTAAGAGACGAGCAAAACAGCATGCTTCTTAG
- the LOC124218911 gene encoding cytochrome P450 4C1-like isoform X2, with protein MILGGIRVALFPDSIKTVNPNSSSTDHFKPREDRDLVYPQPVVYYKTERMDLLTVAMLSVACFVLYRIISFTVKLLKVVLLSEYPPNADELPSLPFVGHAYLLVGGTEVVLKRILELGKIYPTSFRFLFGNNSVYITTSPQHIKEILLSPKTIEKNYFYEFGRPWMGDGLITAPASIWEVHRKLLQPSFNPVALKSYVKTFATQSVIMTKRMDQQLDGPEFEIYKYIFLNSLDTICATAMGINLEAQVNEECQYDEAIRKVMAGFTERAVSPWLYPDFVFYRTPLGKDLMKQVDYLHELTDSVIRQKKAEIVRRGDQRVSADEERDADAGPQILIENLFRLSDDNKTLTDKEVRDHVDTMIVAGSDTTAITMNYVLLMLASHQDIQEKVYQELCDIFGEHVLNDDSEELHITMDVLARMAYMERVIKETMRLFVVGPVTFRKTTEDLDLGGHTVPRGSSVMVNVMGVHRSEKYWPDALKFDPDRFLPERFAKQEPYSYLPFSGGRRNCLGAKYAMMFMKTMTATVLRKYVLTKDKVVPVEDVRLKLDFLLKSVHPDTVRIKRRAKQHAS; from the exons atgattctgGGGGGAATACGTGTTGCGTTGTTTCCCGACTCTATAAAAACGGTGAATCCGAACTCAAGTTCCACAGatcatttcaaaccgcgcgaaGACAGGGATCTTGTCTACCCTCAGCCTGTTGTATATTATAAGACAGAAAG GATGGACCTTTTGACGGTAGCCATGCTATCGGTGGCATGCTTCGTGTTGTACCGGATAATCAGCTTTACAGTCAAGCTGTTGAAAGTTGTATTGCTCTCCGAATATCCGCCTAATGCCGATGAACTGCCGAGTCTGCCTTTCGTAGGCCATGCGTACCTCTTAGTCGGTGGCACTGAAG TTGTCTTGAAGAGGATACTTGAACTGGGAAAAATTTATCCTACGTCGTTTCGATTTCTGTTTGGTAACAATTCGGTGTACATCACAACTTCTCCTCAGCATATAAAG GAGATACTCCTCAGTCCGAAGACCATTGAGAAAAACTACTTCTACGAATTCGGGCGACCTTGGATGGGGGACGGATTAATCACCGCTCCTG CCTCAATATGGGAAGTGCACCGGAAGCTGCTGCAGCCGTCCTTCAATCCCGTGGCCCTCAAGTCTTACGTCAAAACATTTGCCACTCAATCAGTGATAATGACCAAGAGGATGGACCAACAGTTGGACGGACCagaatttgaaatatacaaatacatttttctgAATTCATTGGACACAATTTGCG CGACGGCTATGGGCATAAATTTGGAAGCACAGGTGAACGAAGAATGTCAGTATGACGAAGCGATACGGAA GGTGATGGCTGGTTTCACCGAACGAGCCGTTAGCCCTTGGCTGTACCCAGACTTTGTTTTTTACCGTACGCCACTTGGCAAGGACCTGATGAAACAGGTCGATTATTTGCACGAGTTGACGGACAGC GTGATACGACAGAAGAAGGCAGAAATCGTTCGGCGTGGTGATCAACGAGTATCAGCCGATGAAGAACGAGATGCAGATG CTGGACCTCAGATACTGATAGAAAATCTCTTCAGACTGTCCGACGACAACAAAACGCTGACGGATAAAGAGGTCCGGGATCATGTTGATACTATGATCGTAGCT GGCAGCGATACAACGGCCATCACGATGAACTACGTGTTGTTGATGCTGGCATCCCATCAAGACATTCAG GAAAAAGTGTACCAGGAATTGTGCGACATCTTCGGAGAACATGTATTAAACGACGACAGTGAAGAGTTGCACATCACGATGGACGTCTTGGCGAGAATGGCGTACATGGAGAGAGTGATCAAAGAAACTATGCGCCTGTTTGTCGTTGGACCCGTGACCTTCCGGAAGACGACGGAGGATCTGGATTTAG GTGGGCATACTGTGCCAAGAGGAAGTTCGGTCATGGTCAACGTTATGGGAGTTCACAGAAGTGAGAAGTACTGGCCCGACGCTCTTAAATTTGATCCAGACAGATTCTTACCTGAACGGTTTGCAAAACAAGAACCGTACTCCTACTTGCCGTTCAGTGGCGGTCGAAGAAATTGTCTCG gaGCGAAGTACGCTATGATGTTCATGAAGACAATGACCGCAACGGTTCTCCGAAAATATGTTTTAACCAAGGACAAAGTGGTACCAGTCGAAGATGTGCGGCTGAAACTTGACTTTTTACTGAAATCTGTCCATCCTGACACTGTACGGATTAAGAGACGAGCAAAACAGCATGCTTCTTAG